From one Pseudodesulfovibrio senegalensis genomic stretch:
- the queD gene encoding 6-carboxytetrahydropterin synthase QueD, translating into MAGKWKLTITQDFSSSHQLRNYGGKCEHMHGHNFGVEVCVQGEKLDDRVHYLMDFKELKRHTKAVLDTLDHKHLNEVPPFTEINPSSENLAMHIYRELKSTLPENVQLAWVSVSEKESSKATYWEED; encoded by the coding sequence ATGGCCGGTAAATGGAAACTGACCATCACGCAGGATTTTTCCTCGTCGCACCAGTTGCGCAACTATGGCGGCAAGTGTGAGCACATGCATGGCCACAACTTCGGCGTCGAGGTTTGCGTGCAGGGCGAAAAATTGGACGACCGCGTTCATTACCTCATGGATTTCAAGGAACTGAAGCGGCACACCAAGGCCGTGCTGGATACGCTGGACCACAAGCATCTCAACGAGGTGCCGCCGTTCACCGAGATCAACCCTTCCTCCGAGAATCTTGCCATGCACATCTACCGCGAGCTCAAGTCCACTCTGCCGGAAAACGTGCAGCTCGCGTGGGTCAGCGTGTCGGAAAAGGAATCCTCCAAGGCCACCTATTGGGAGGAGGACTGA
- a CDS encoding polyphenol oxidase family protein, with product MSNIAVFTHTFEAVPNVSCAFTTRCGGTSANEFASANLSYEVGDEQDTVYHNRVTLQKQLGFVHWQELRQVHGDEIVFDGAPSGAAQKSLRAGDGLATTDKRNALMVKTADCQPLLLTHRSGNYIAALHVGWRGNVLGFPATGVKRFCLHYKLNPKDVFAVRGPSLGPIAAEFTNFAQEFPATYKSFFDPDTNTVDLWAMTRAQLLAAGVPDENIHGLDLCTKTLSDSFFSYRNARTTGRQAGLIWIN from the coding sequence ATGTCGAATATAGCCGTTTTCACCCACACCTTCGAAGCCGTTCCCAACGTTTCCTGCGCGTTCACTACCCGTTGCGGGGGCACGAGCGCAAATGAGTTCGCCTCGGCCAATCTTTCCTACGAGGTGGGCGACGAACAGGACACGGTCTACCACAACCGGGTGACCCTGCAAAAACAGCTCGGTTTCGTGCACTGGCAGGAATTGCGGCAGGTACATGGCGACGAGATCGTCTTTGACGGCGCACCCAGCGGTGCGGCACAGAAATCCCTGCGCGCCGGGGACGGGCTGGCCACCACGGACAAGCGCAACGCGCTCATGGTCAAGACCGCGGACTGCCAGCCGCTGTTGCTGACCCACCGCAGCGGCAACTATATCGCCGCCCTGCATGTGGGCTGGCGCGGCAACGTGCTCGGCTTTCCCGCCACCGGGGTCAAGCGGTTCTGCCTGCACTACAAGCTGAACCCCAAGGACGTCTTTGCGGTGCGCGGCCCGAGCCTCGGCCCCATTGCCGCGGAATTCACCAACTTCGCGCAGGAATTCCCGGCCACGTACAAAAGCTTTTTCGACCCGGACACCAACACCGTGGACCTGTGGGCTATGACTCGCGCCCAACTGCTGGCCGCAGGCGTTCCCGACGAAAACATCCACGGCCTGGACCTGTGCACCAAGACCCTGTCCGACTCGTTTTTCTCCTACCGCAACGCCCGCACCACCGGCCGACAGGCCGGACTCATCTGGATCAACTAG
- the dnaE gene encoding DNA polymerase III subunit alpha, producing the protein MAEFVHLHVHTEYSLLDGAIRINDLCQQAKDLGMPAVAITDHGSMFGAVTFYMTALDMGIKPIIGCEVYVAPGDVDDEDAHTRKDKPGRFHLVLLAKNNTGYKNLIKLVSEAYINGFHYKPRVCKNLLKKHSEGLVCLSACLAGEVPRMLMNEGLEAGCDMARQYADIFPGNFYLELQSNGIKEQERLNELLIQCAEKTGLPLVATNDCHYLTADDYEAHDLLLCIQTQTTVDAEKRMRMDTQELYFKTPEEMERAFAHVPEAIENTQRIAEMCNLEIELGNYSFPTYELPEGVSLDQEFDRLCREGLKKRIEAAPYEVDEKKYWDRLEYELGVINEMGFPAYFLIVQDFINWAKDNRIPVGPGRGSAAGSIVAWSLRITNLDPLPYDLLFERFLNVERVSMPDIDVDFCERRRLEVVRYTAEKYGHDHVAQITTYGTMKAKAAIKDVGRALGMTFGETDRIAKLIPDDPGVMAKLLGVEKAKITVANAARGVVELRDMVRQDPKVAKLIDISTRLEGLSRHASTHAAGVVISEKPMTEYLPLYKGKKGEIVTQYDMKKVEKVGLIKFDFLGLRTMTVIEDCLDIIRLQGKEAPDLDTLTMDDPKTYEIYSRGDTDGVFQVESSGMRKYLRMLRPDCFEDIVAMLALYRPGPLGMIGSHGVSMVDEFIMRKHGEIEVTYPHPSLEETLKPTYGVMVYQEQVMATAMVIANYSLGEGDLLRRAMGKKIAEEMAKQRSRFLEGSRENKINDAVANEIFDTMEKFAAYGFNKSHSAAYALVSYYTAYLKAHFPVEFMAALMSTEMNNTEKIIMYVNACRDMDIEVQPPNINAGIARFSVKDGNILFAMAAIKNVGEEAIDEIVVERDKGGPFADIFDFCERINLKRVTKRVLESLIKAGAMDCFDCSRAALSEDLEKAVALGQKKAKDKESGMLNMLDMLGGGAESDDCDAANSCRPQPSDTPEWDERDKLQQEKDVLGFFLSGHPLLAYRHEIRRLRLNTIEQCKAMGNGSPVRVAVIVPSYKPHMTKKGDMMAFCQMEDMTGSGEVTMLPNVYAQAGELLEGERPLLIEGRIDLREEQPEDAPKQAKVLAEKVTLLAKAVSGSDQPVCVWAKSEKVTDERLGRLKDIIKRYPGETTVQLHLVTEDSVIQLRLGNGWKVLPNRDFWSEAEEWQNGDLAGKA; encoded by the coding sequence ATGGCCGAATTCGTACATCTTCACGTCCACACGGAATACAGCCTGCTCGACGGAGCCATCCGCATCAACGACCTTTGCCAGCAGGCCAAGGACCTCGGCATGCCCGCCGTGGCCATCACGGACCACGGCTCCATGTTCGGGGCGGTGACCTTTTACATGACCGCGCTGGACATGGGCATCAAGCCCATCATCGGCTGCGAGGTATATGTTGCACCCGGCGACGTGGACGACGAAGACGCCCACACACGCAAGGACAAGCCCGGCCGCTTCCATCTGGTGCTGCTGGCCAAGAACAATACCGGGTACAAGAACCTCATCAAACTGGTTTCCGAGGCGTACATCAACGGCTTCCACTACAAGCCGCGCGTGTGCAAGAACCTGCTGAAGAAACATTCCGAAGGGCTTGTCTGCCTTTCGGCCTGCCTTGCGGGCGAAGTGCCCCGCATGCTCATGAACGAGGGCCTGGAAGCGGGTTGCGACATGGCCCGCCAATATGCGGACATCTTTCCGGGCAACTTCTATCTTGAACTGCAGTCCAACGGCATCAAGGAACAGGAACGGCTCAACGAACTGCTCATCCAATGCGCGGAAAAGACCGGACTGCCGCTGGTGGCCACCAACGATTGCCATTACCTCACGGCCGACGACTACGAGGCCCACGACCTGCTGCTGTGCATCCAGACACAGACCACCGTGGATGCGGAAAAACGCATGCGCATGGATACGCAGGAGTTGTATTTCAAGACGCCCGAGGAAATGGAGCGCGCCTTTGCGCACGTGCCCGAAGCCATAGAAAACACCCAGCGCATCGCGGAGATGTGCAACCTTGAAATCGAGCTGGGCAACTACTCCTTCCCCACCTACGAGCTGCCTGAAGGTGTTTCCCTCGATCAGGAATTCGACCGTCTGTGCCGCGAGGGGCTCAAGAAGCGCATCGAGGCCGCACCCTATGAGGTGGACGAAAAAAAATACTGGGACCGGCTCGAGTACGAACTGGGCGTGATCAACGAGATGGGCTTTCCCGCCTATTTCCTCATCGTGCAGGACTTCATCAACTGGGCCAAGGACAACCGCATTCCCGTGGGTCCGGGGCGCGGTTCCGCAGCCGGGTCCATCGTGGCCTGGTCCCTGCGCATCACCAACCTCGACCCCCTGCCCTACGACCTGCTGTTCGAGCGCTTCCTGAACGTGGAACGCGTGTCCATGCCGGATATCGACGTGGACTTCTGCGAACGCCGCCGCCTTGAGGTGGTGCGCTACACCGCGGAAAAATACGGCCACGACCACGTGGCCCAGATCACCACCTACGGCACCATGAAGGCCAAGGCCGCCATCAAGGACGTGGGCCGCGCGCTGGGCATGACCTTCGGCGAGACCGACCGCATCGCCAAGCTCATCCCCGACGACCCCGGGGTCATGGCCAAGTTGCTGGGCGTGGAAAAGGCCAAGATCACCGTGGCCAACGCGGCCAGGGGCGTGGTCGAACTGCGCGACATGGTCCGACAGGACCCCAAGGTGGCCAAGCTCATCGATATTTCCACAAGGCTGGAGGGGCTTTCGCGCCACGCCTCCACACACGCGGCGGGCGTGGTCATCTCGGAAAAGCCCATGACCGAATACCTTCCTCTCTACAAGGGGAAGAAGGGCGAAATCGTGACCCAGTACGACATGAAAAAGGTCGAAAAGGTCGGCCTGATCAAGTTCGACTTTCTGGGCCTGCGCACCATGACGGTCATCGAGGACTGCCTGGACATCATCCGCCTGCAGGGCAAGGAAGCGCCGGATCTGGACACCCTGACCATGGACGACCCCAAGACCTACGAAATATACTCCCGCGGAGACACGGACGGCGTATTTCAGGTGGAATCGTCCGGCATGCGCAAGTATCTTCGGATGTTGCGGCCGGACTGCTTTGAAGACATCGTGGCAATGCTCGCCCTGTACCGGCCCGGCCCGCTGGGCATGATCGGTTCCCACGGCGTGTCCATGGTCGATGAATTCATCATGCGCAAGCACGGGGAAATCGAGGTCACCTACCCGCATCCTTCCCTGGAGGAAACGCTCAAGCCCACGTACGGCGTCATGGTCTATCAGGAGCAGGTCATGGCCACGGCAATGGTCATCGCCAACTACTCGCTGGGCGAGGGCGACCTGCTGCGCCGCGCCATGGGTAAGAAGATTGCCGAGGAAATGGCCAAGCAGCGCTCCCGGTTCCTTGAAGGCTCGCGCGAAAACAAGATCAACGACGCCGTGGCCAACGAAATTTTCGACACCATGGAAAAATTCGCGGCCTACGGCTTCAACAAATCGCACTCGGCCGCCTACGCACTGGTGTCCTATTACACGGCCTATCTCAAGGCGCACTTCCCGGTGGAATTCATGGCCGCGCTCATGAGCACGGAAATGAACAACACCGAAAAAATCATCATGTACGTCAACGCCTGTCGCGACATGGACATCGAGGTGCAGCCGCCCAACATCAACGCGGGCATCGCGCGCTTTTCCGTGAAGGACGGCAACATCCTCTTTGCCATGGCCGCCATCAAGAACGTGGGCGAGGAAGCCATCGACGAAATCGTTGTCGAACGCGACAAGGGCGGCCCGTTCGCGGACATTTTCGATTTCTGCGAACGCATCAACCTCAAGCGCGTGACCAAACGCGTGCTGGAATCGCTGATCAAGGCCGGAGCCATGGACTGCTTCGACTGCTCGCGCGCCGCCCTGAGCGAGGATCTGGAAAAGGCCGTGGCTCTTGGCCAGAAAAAGGCCAAGGACAAGGAATCCGGCATGCTCAACATGCTGGACATGCTGGGCGGGGGAGCCGAAAGCGACGACTGCGATGCGGCCAACAGCTGCCGTCCCCAGCCCTCGGACACGCCGGAATGGGACGAACGGGACAAGCTGCAGCAGGAAAAGGACGTTTTGGGCTTTTTCCTTTCCGGGCATCCGTTGCTGGCCTACCGCCACGAGATCCGCCGCCTGCGTCTGAACACCATCGAGCAGTGCAAGGCCATGGGCAACGGCTCGCCCGTGCGCGTGGCCGTGATCGTCCCAAGCTACAAGCCGCACATGACCAAAAAGGGCGACATGATGGCCTTTTGCCAGATGGAGGACATGACCGGTTCCGGCGAAGTGACCATGCTGCCCAACGTGTATGCACAGGCCGGGGAACTGCTGGAGGGCGAACGCCCCCTGCTCATAGAGGGCAGGATCGACCTGCGCGAGGAACAGCCCGAAGACGCGCCAAAGCAGGCCAAGGTGCTGGCCGAAAAGGTCACGCTGCTGGCCAAGGCCGTTTCTGGCTCGGACCAACCCGTGTGCGTGTGGGCCAAGTCCGAAAAGGTCACGGACGAACGGCTCGGCAGGCTCAAGGACATCATCAAGCGATATCCTGGCGAAACCACGGTGCAGCTGCATCTGGTCACCGAGGATTCCGTGATCCAGCTACGGCTGGGCAACGGCTGGAAGGTGCTGCCCAACCGCGATTTCTGGTCCGAGGCCGAAGAATGGCAGAACGGCGATCTGGCGGGGAAAGCCTGA
- a CDS encoding MazG-like family protein, with product MSDSLKELTETVRVFVDERDWGAFQSPKNLALALCGEAGELAEQLQWLTQEQSRNPEPDRRQRIADECADVLVYLVRIADELGFDLVEAAKAKCLKNEKKYPVELVHGRLKRRDEYER from the coding sequence ATGAGCGATTCACTGAAAGAACTGACTGAGACCGTCCGCGTTTTCGTGGACGAGCGGGATTGGGGCGCGTTCCAGTCGCCCAAGAATCTGGCCTTGGCCCTGTGCGGCGAGGCCGGGGAACTGGCCGAACAGCTCCAGTGGCTCACGCAGGAGCAGAGCCGCAACCCCGAGCCGGACCGCAGGCAGCGCATTGCGGACGAGTGCGCGGACGTGCTCGTGTATCTGGTGCGCATTGCCGACGAGCTCGGGTTCGACCTCGTGGAGGCGGCCAAGGCCAAGTGTTTGAAAAACGAAAAGAAATACCCGGTGGAGCTGGTGCATGGACGCCTGAAGCGCCGGGACGAATACGAGCGGTAG
- a CDS encoding SLC13 family permease: MDMRRVPDRELFGVPVESAFSAIAASALQRLPLVLLFCGGYLVYRLMVVTRATDAFVFWALRRSRGNPRLLILYIIGAAAALSAFIPNAITVLTLLPVLCSLDTDFRDQGVGDMTTPLMISAIYGAGIGGMATMIGTPANAVLLVALDVLNVPGRESITFFNWFLWSLPLVVLMVVAAWFTAGVLGLPSGAGRLRLTMRCVRHSCDPDARQKRGVGLFLLFMGFWMLEALARAVFPEIVAWSPLACGLFSLVFLWLLFLWRVRGEKPLLAPRDVVSGVPGRGLLFLGLLVLVFTGAHLLGLDELAAEYARQGLSLPMPGWLVMFLSVLCVIFLTEILSNTVVVAGFFMVVHVAAQAHALDPLPLMIAVSVASTCAFMTPVATPSNALAFGEMPGARLRAMLVLGAFLNVAGAVIMSAWLGFILPLVYG; this comes from the coding sequence ATGGACATGAGGCGGGTGCCGGACCGCGAGCTTTTTGGAGTTCCTGTGGAGAGTGCTTTTTCGGCCATAGCGGCCAGCGCGTTGCAACGCTTGCCTTTGGTGCTGCTGTTCTGCGGCGGCTATCTCGTGTATCGGCTCATGGTCGTGACCCGGGCCACGGACGCATTCGTGTTCTGGGCCCTGCGCCGCAGCCGGGGCAACCCCCGCCTTCTTATACTATATATAATAGGCGCGGCCGCTGCGCTGTCCGCGTTCATCCCCAACGCCATCACCGTGCTGACGCTTTTGCCCGTGCTCTGTTCCCTGGATACGGACTTTCGGGATCAGGGCGTGGGCGACATGACCACCCCGCTCATGATTTCCGCCATATACGGCGCGGGCATCGGCGGCATGGCCACCATGATCGGAACCCCGGCCAATGCCGTGCTGCTGGTGGCTCTGGACGTGCTCAACGTTCCGGGCCGCGAATCCATCACCTTTTTCAACTGGTTTCTGTGGTCCCTGCCGCTGGTGGTGCTCATGGTCGTGGCCGCGTGGTTCACGGCCGGGGTGCTGGGCCTGCCCTCCGGGGCCGGCAGATTGCGCCTGACCATGCGCTGCGTGCGCCATTCGTGCGATCCGGACGCGAGGCAGAAGCGCGGGGTGGGGCTGTTCCTGCTGTTCATGGGCTTCTGGATGCTGGAGGCGCTGGCCCGGGCCGTGTTTCCGGAGATTGTCGCATGGTCCCCGCTGGCGTGCGGCCTGTTCAGCCTCGTGTTCCTGTGGCTGTTGTTCCTGTGGCGCGTGCGTGGAGAAAAGCCCTTGCTTGCGCCAAGGGATGTCGTGAGCGGCGTTCCCGGTCGCGGATTGCTGTTCCTCGGCCTGCTGGTGCTGGTTTTCACGGGGGCACACCTTCTGGGACTGGACGAACTGGCCGCCGAATACGCTCGCCAGGGCCTTTCCCTGCCCATGCCCGGCTGGCTGGTGATGTTCCTTTCCGTGCTGTGCGTTATCTTCCTCACCGAAATATTGAGCAACACCGTGGTGGTGGCCGGGTTCTTCATGGTGGTGCACGTGGCTGCCCAGGCGCACGCGCTGGACCCCCTGCCGCTCATGATTGCGGTTTCCGTGGCCTCCACCTGCGCGTTCATGACTCCGGTGGCCACGCCCTCCAATGCGCTGGCCTTCGGGGAGATGCCCGGAGCCCGGCTGCGCGCCATGCTGGTGCTCGGCGCATTCCTGAACGTGGCGGGCGCCGTGATCATGAGTGCATGGCTCGGCTTCATCCTGCCCCTTGTCTACGGATAA
- the dtd gene encoding D-aminoacyl-tRNA deacylase, which translates to MRLVIQRVTEARVLVDDEVTGEIGAGFLVLVGFGREDTDALPGSAIWNKMLDKLVNLRIFTDDQGRFNLSLADVAGDLLLVSQFTLYADCRKGRRPSFTNACEPKLADSLFNRFVADARAKAPANVATGVFGAEMFLEFTNWGPVTITLDSQDM; encoded by the coding sequence ATGCGGCTGGTCATTCAGCGCGTGACCGAGGCGCGCGTGCTGGTGGACGACGAGGTCACGGGTGAGATCGGCGCGGGATTTCTGGTGCTGGTGGGCTTCGGCCGCGAGGACACTGACGCTCTCCCCGGCTCGGCCATCTGGAACAAGATGCTGGACAAGCTCGTGAACCTGCGCATCTTCACGGACGATCAGGGCCGGTTCAACCTGAGCCTTGCGGATGTGGCCGGGGATCTGCTGCTGGTTTCGCAGTTCACCCTGTATGCGGACTGCCGCAAGGGCCGCAGGCCTTCCTTTACCAACGCCTGCGAACCGAAGCTGGCCGATTCCCTGTTCAATCGCTTTGTTGCCGATGCCCGCGCCAAGGCCCCGGCCAACGTGGCCACCGGCGTGTTCGGGGCCGAGATGTTCCTTGAGTTTACCAACTGGGGGCCGGTTACCATCACCCTGGACAGCCAGGATATGTAG
- a CDS encoding 5-formyltetrahydrofolate cyclo-ligase — MSDTKETLRTSLLARRSALAPEDVRAASVAVAHAIRALPEWKNAREVLLYWPVRNEVDTRSLMVELWQRGATVLLPRCRRNHPGVMDIACVNGEHDLRPGMYSIMEPHQDRCPALEDFQPDLALIPGVGFDAAGYRLGFGGGYYDRLLAEPGMGDTLCIGLCHEFQRVKKLPVETWDKPVNLICSEKSICRI; from the coding sequence ATGAGTGACACCAAGGAAACCCTGCGCACATCCCTGCTGGCCCGGCGCTCCGCGCTTGCGCCCGAGGACGTCCGTGCAGCCAGCGTTGCCGTGGCCCACGCCATCCGCGCACTGCCGGAATGGAAAAACGCCCGCGAAGTTTTGCTCTACTGGCCCGTGCGCAACGAGGTGGACACGCGCTCCCTCATGGTGGAACTCTGGCAGCGCGGGGCCACGGTGCTGCTGCCCCGCTGCCGGCGCAACCATCCGGGCGTCATGGACATCGCCTGCGTGAACGGCGAACACGACCTCAGGCCCGGCATGTATTCCATCATGGAGCCGCATCAGGACCGTTGCCCGGCCCTTGAGGACTTCCAGCCCGATCTGGCCCTGATCCCGGGCGTGGGCTTTGATGCGGCGGGATACCGCCTCGGTTTCGGCGGCGGCTACTATGACCGGCTGCTGGCCGAACCCGGCATGGGCGACACCCTGTGTATCGGCCTGTGCCACGAATTCCAGCGCGTGAAAAAGCTGCCCGTGGAAACATGGGACAAACCCGTAAACCTGATCTGTTCCGAAAAGAGCATATGTCGAATATAG